A stretch of Ignavibacteria bacterium DNA encodes these proteins:
- the sprA gene encoding cell surface protein SprA: protein MVAFSTSVLASSRPNAAGEPLHAACVQAVSWTLSAYILPLLQDSTKPPTVIDRYDSGDPNNTDLPRYFPTSTINRYGTSPAQRRDRTIPIPKGYSAVGYVDSLLDNVTLRKMLDGVDVGTMVPITMEGYLAQQREAMARKLRDSSLLAYEMKKPMSSAELTKLIDQATNITIPLPPNAIFGIFGKPEVSINVNGEVNVQAGWRWDTQRLGTASVLGQTQSAPIFNQNIQVNVSGRIGDKFRMNVDWNTLNQFEFNNRFKVGYEGYDDDIIKRVEFGNVNLETQSTLIGGGQTLFGVRADFQFGPLYLKTIASQRRGERKIINARGGSARQMFTVRAYDYTRNHFFLDTAYMAVWRAYFRSTTPVLPPFGAPLVVKGDIEVWESTTDLREVQANEAIAIADLTPIRYAQGERYPAAIKNQEIKAGTVERGRFTRLDNKRFEIDYNLGTLTILNLRTDRYYAVAYRTDGPTTDNTDDFNHGTLTSDVGEKDTLILKLIARPQMQPGFTLLWKRLMKNIYNIGVANVNPQDARIGMWYYRSTNDSTDVLEGAPDKIPTIFRIDQVNNGTGAAPPDGAFDARPPVFNSQRGEITFPSLEPFREGIREYFASKGNAQLAEQYVFNEVYDTTDAAARLVTAKDRFLLVGEAAGTATGNRIPLAYQLAPGSVRVTLDGAPLREGVDYTVDYYTGTMSLLNARATLPNANLNIEYEQNDIFNLTTRTLLGLRADMVLFNKRRMNGSIGMTLMNYDQAAIVDRVMPGQEPNSNFMMGFDAKFNAELPWLTRALDALPGLDTKEKSTWTFTGEWAMVSPTPNKRTSTVASDAGKAVAYVDDFESARRYLSFGLTPTVWQHSSPSKDVSLWDHDTNAVKFKGKTFWYQKFVPDVPQADVYPNRARVQGRNNINPIRLVFEPRERGIYNPNPEFLDAKNPRWNDADSLNVRATTQSYIEQNRPKIWGGMLRLLSPFNTNFDNDNIDYIEIMMKIDAYEAGSRMFIDLGQISEDVIPNQRLNTEDNPPANNLIDVGEDRGIDTLTNDREKVVYPDPLNREADPARDDYFFDFNADRQNQNESQFVQYNNFEGNSTQSELGQFPDTEILNKNNGQTISLDNSYFRYEVQLNPNPSTNPQIVGGNPPAGWFLFRIPVRRPDTVVGNPLFTNIQYARVHFQGGTVKVSIADWGVVGSYWLRNHQFQPNVSSTDSVLQVAYVNREENQSAPDFYTMPPGVQPPQQLQNPDPYQQVYLNEQSLVIKARNLRYGEERFAARIFRPWDLFYYKEVAFFIHGDNTMPSSVTEGSTPPAYCFVRYGVDSANYYEYRRPLLRGWQDLRIVISDLTAIKERRDQSRTTERQEFSVPGDPQGIFAIKGNPIMTRVTFFGFGIANPAERYPNGLSTSMWVDELRVVEPTNDNDWAGLASTTLKLADVGDITASINHTTPNYHRLEDRFGNRMQATAWNATVQLGLEKFLPKELKETRIPVTYTHTELAETPKYQAQNDVELDAAAAAAAQDTLDKGGTAEAAAQASENVKTRSQRVRVQDQWAVTGLKLGIPSKAWYLDDTFNKLTFNFAYAQEFERSQVVQQRFDWRWRLRIDYAVTLPAKYDVSPLKFLTEVWGLKAYKDMKINFLPQTITANLGMTRARTTEQSRFLLQPSPIIREFIAEKSFGFNWRLVENGFLSAVIDYKVISSSTLVPLEMDQNGRQRTGGQIADQMFFSNGQLFNFGPDNNFGQTITFSFRPKLPDIFGLNRLLETTGSYNVVYGVFDPLQPDPAQRDVVRTARYTSNFRLSPVFRWRQFGAEMFGPSKKGADDFGSVLQDIFFGFENFTFTFNQTNTALNNGILGGTGITNLWARSLTFRDNDPMWGPSTPYQLGLISNPHGDLNLVGSSAFPFFKFETTAGVRPSNAVMVDDYTQRSTFQFQTNRPLWPGATLDLNMRTDVGYSRNQRVVTDAAGIPTFTNINKRQTLERSFISFPDMPFGLFNDNVENVITIYNGRKAAIEADPDTVGRNARLLEALATSFREGFESLDFISGEIGRVLPAINWTLRWDGIEKIAPFRGIAQRIFLEHAYQSTYTENARINDNGRVIEVQQIKSGFTPLIGLNLSFDERRLNGLLTATGRYSVTTTHGLNASARSVISRETSHEIQIQASYLRRGVSLKILGLDLQNDMEFTFNTQIRRNLRAQYDVTDFKGADGSLVDGTTQIIIEPRARYTISNRVTASAFFRYEGNFSEGAANPGFSTTQVGLDIRLSISGGR, encoded by the coding sequence ATGGTCGCCTTTTCTACGTCTGTCCTTGCCTCATCCCGGCCAAATGCCGCGGGTGAGCCTCTTCATGCAGCATGTGTCCAAGCTGTTTCATGGACGTTATCGGCATATATCCTGCCCCTTTTACAGGATTCAACGAAACCGCCAACGGTCATTGATCGCTATGATTCAGGAGACCCGAACAACACAGACCTGCCAAGATATTTTCCCACATCCACGATAAATCGGTACGGGACGAGTCCAGCACAGAGACGAGACCGGACGATTCCTATTCCTAAGGGGTATTCTGCCGTGGGATATGTGGATTCGCTTCTGGATAACGTTACCCTCAGGAAGATGCTTGACGGGGTGGATGTTGGGACGATGGTTCCGATCACCATGGAAGGGTACCTGGCTCAACAGCGTGAGGCAATGGCAAGGAAGCTGAGGGACTCGTCGCTTCTGGCGTATGAAATGAAGAAGCCGATGTCGTCGGCCGAGCTCACAAAGCTTATCGATCAAGCAACAAACATCACTATCCCACTCCCGCCGAATGCCATTTTCGGGATCTTCGGCAAGCCTGAGGTGTCGATCAATGTGAATGGAGAGGTGAACGTACAGGCCGGATGGCGATGGGACACGCAACGTTTGGGTACCGCCTCGGTCCTTGGTCAGACCCAGTCGGCACCGATCTTTAACCAGAACATCCAGGTCAACGTCAGCGGTCGCATCGGCGACAAATTCCGCATGAACGTAGACTGGAACACCCTCAACCAGTTCGAGTTCAATAACCGGTTTAAAGTTGGCTATGAGGGATACGACGACGACATCATCAAACGCGTCGAATTTGGTAATGTGAACCTCGAGACCCAAAGCACCCTTATTGGTGGGGGACAAACGCTCTTTGGTGTCCGGGCCGACTTCCAGTTCGGCCCCCTATACCTCAAGACCATCGCCTCTCAACGTCGCGGCGAACGCAAGATCATCAACGCTCGTGGCGGCTCAGCGCGTCAGATGTTCACCGTGCGCGCCTATGATTACACACGCAATCACTTCTTCCTCGATACTGCGTACATGGCTGTCTGGAGAGCATATTTTCGTTCGACAACCCCAGTTCTTCCTCCATTTGGGGCACCGCTTGTAGTTAAGGGAGACATTGAGGTATGGGAGTCCACAACTGATCTCAGGGAAGTGCAAGCCAACGAGGCAATAGCAATCGCGGACCTTACACCCATTCGTTATGCTCAAGGCGAGCGATATCCGGCAGCAATCAAAAATCAAGAAATCAAGGCTGGTACAGTAGAACGGGGGAGGTTCACTCGTTTGGACAATAAGCGTTTTGAGATCGATTACAATCTTGGAACACTTACAATTCTTAACCTCAGAACTGACCGCTACTATGCTGTTGCTTATCGAACCGACGGTCCCACGACTGACAACACAGACGACTTCAATCATGGGACTCTCACTAGTGATGTAGGGGAGAAGGACACACTGATCCTTAAGCTCATTGCTCGTCCTCAGATGCAGCCGGGATTTACGCTTCTTTGGAAGCGATTGATGAAGAACATCTACAACATCGGTGTTGCAAACGTCAATCCGCAGGATGCCCGAATTGGAATGTGGTACTATCGATCCACAAATGACTCAACGGATGTTCTTGAAGGTGCGCCGGATAAGATCCCAACGATCTTCCGCATTGACCAAGTGAATAACGGAACTGGCGCAGCGCCTCCGGACGGCGCTTTCGATGCCCGTCCTCCCGTGTTCAATTCACAGCGAGGTGAGATCACCTTCCCAAGTCTTGAACCGTTCCGGGAAGGCATTCGCGAGTACTTTGCCTCAAAGGGAAATGCCCAGCTTGCCGAACAGTATGTGTTCAATGAGGTCTATGACACCACCGATGCGGCTGCACGCCTTGTAACAGCTAAGGACAGGTTCCTTCTCGTTGGAGAAGCAGCGGGAACGGCAACCGGCAACAGGATCCCGCTTGCGTATCAGCTTGCACCAGGCAGTGTTCGCGTGACGCTCGACGGCGCGCCGTTGCGTGAAGGAGTGGATTATACGGTTGACTACTATACCGGCACGATGTCCCTTCTGAACGCTCGGGCAACTCTTCCGAATGCCAATCTGAATATCGAATACGAGCAGAACGACATCTTTAATCTCACAACGAGAACGTTGCTCGGTCTGCGTGCCGACATGGTATTGTTCAATAAGCGTCGAATGAACGGTTCGATCGGTATGACGCTTATGAATTATGATCAGGCCGCTATCGTAGACCGCGTGATGCCTGGTCAAGAACCGAACTCGAACTTCATGATGGGCTTCGATGCGAAGTTCAATGCGGAGTTGCCGTGGCTTACGAGAGCATTGGATGCATTGCCTGGTCTCGATACGAAGGAGAAATCTACATGGACGTTCACTGGTGAATGGGCTATGGTGTCGCCTACGCCGAATAAGAGAACGTCAACAGTAGCCAGTGATGCAGGTAAGGCCGTTGCCTATGTTGATGACTTCGAGAGTGCAAGGCGGTACTTGTCGTTCGGCCTCACGCCAACCGTATGGCAACACTCTTCTCCGTCAAAAGATGTGTCATTATGGGACCACGATACCAATGCCGTGAAATTCAAGGGAAAGACGTTTTGGTATCAGAAGTTCGTTCCAGATGTGCCTCAGGCAGACGTGTATCCCAACCGTGCACGCGTTCAGGGTCGAAACAATATCAACCCGATTCGATTGGTCTTTGAACCACGTGAACGTGGTATCTACAATCCTAATCCTGAATTCCTTGATGCAAAGAATCCGCGGTGGAATGATGCGGACTCACTGAATGTTCGTGCAACCACACAGAGCTACATCGAACAGAACAGACCGAAGATCTGGGGCGGTATGCTTCGATTGCTGTCTCCGTTCAATACCAACTTTGACAATGACAACATCGATTACATCGAGATCATGATGAAGATCGATGCATACGAGGCCGGGTCGCGTATGTTCATCGACCTAGGTCAGATCAGCGAAGATGTGATCCCCAATCAGCGTCTCAATACCGAAGACAATCCACCGGCTAACAATCTCATTGATGTTGGCGAAGACCGCGGAATCGATACTCTCACCAACGACCGCGAAAAGGTGGTATATCCCGATCCGCTCAATAGGGAAGCCGACCCTGCCCGTGACGACTACTTCTTTGACTTCAATGCCGACCGTCAGAATCAGAATGAGTCGCAATTCGTTCAATACAACAATTTCGAAGGCAACTCTACACAGTCTGAGCTCGGTCAGTTCCCTGATACCGAGATCCTAAATAAGAACAACGGCCAAACGATCTCCCTTGATAACAGCTATTTCCGATACGAGGTACAGCTTAATCCGAACCCATCAACAAATCCGCAGATCGTTGGTGGTAATCCTCCAGCCGGATGGTTCCTTTTCCGTATCCCTGTACGTCGTCCAGACACTGTTGTCGGAAACCCACTCTTCACGAACATTCAATACGCACGTGTCCACTTCCAGGGTGGAACTGTAAAGGTCTCAATTGCAGACTGGGGAGTTGTTGGATCCTATTGGCTGCGTAATCACCAGTTCCAGCCGAACGTTTCATCAACCGACTCCGTCCTGCAGGTTGCCTATGTGAACCGCGAAGAGAACCAGAGTGCGCCGGACTTCTACACGATGCCTCCGGGTGTTCAGCCCCCTCAACAGCTTCAGAATCCGGACCCATATCAACAGGTCTACCTTAACGAACAATCTCTGGTGATAAAGGCGCGGAACCTACGCTATGGTGAAGAGCGATTTGCAGCTCGCATTTTCCGCCCATGGGATCTGTTCTACTACAAAGAGGTAGCGTTCTTCATCCATGGTGATAATACCATGCCGAGCAGTGTTACAGAAGGTTCAACACCTCCGGCGTACTGCTTTGTGCGATATGGTGTGGACTCAGCCAACTACTACGAGTACCGACGTCCGCTCCTGCGAGGTTGGCAGGACCTGCGTATCGTGATCTCCGACCTTACGGCGATCAAGGAGCGAAGAGATCAAAGTCGGACCACTGAACGGCAAGAGTTCTCTGTGCCCGGAGATCCGCAGGGGATTTTTGCGATCAAGGGTAATCCGATCATGACTCGGGTGACATTCTTTGGTTTCGGCATTGCGAACCCGGCTGAACGATATCCGAATGGGCTGTCAACATCGATGTGGGTGGATGAACTCCGCGTAGTTGAACCCACCAATGATAATGACTGGGCGGGGCTGGCAAGTACTACATTGAAACTCGCAGACGTAGGCGATATCACTGCATCGATCAACCATACAACGCCGAACTACCACCGTCTTGAGGATCGATTCGGGAATCGCATGCAGGCCACGGCGTGGAATGCCACTGTGCAGCTCGGTCTCGAAAAGTTCCTTCCGAAAGAACTCAAAGAGACGCGGATACCGGTGACCTATACTCACACGGAGTTGGCAGAGACACCGAAGTATCAGGCGCAGAATGACGTTGAGCTTGATGCCGCCGCCGCCGCCGCCGCTCAGGATACGTTGGACAAGGGCGGAACTGCTGAGGCTGCTGCTCAGGCATCAGAAAATGTGAAAACACGTTCTCAACGAGTAAGGGTGCAGGATCAGTGGGCAGTTACCGGTCTCAAGTTGGGGATCCCTTCTAAGGCATGGTATCTCGATGACACCTTCAACAAACTCACGTTCAACTTTGCCTATGCACAGGAGTTCGAACGGTCGCAGGTTGTTCAGCAACGTTTTGATTGGAGATGGCGTCTCCGGATCGATTATGCCGTGACACTTCCGGCTAAGTATGACGTAAGCCCCCTAAAATTCCTGACAGAAGTATGGGGCTTGAAAGCATACAAGGACATGAAGATCAACTTCCTTCCGCAGACGATCACGGCCAATCTTGGTATGACCCGTGCTCGGACAACGGAACAATCCAGATTCCTACTCCAGCCTAGCCCGATCATCCGTGAATTCATCGCTGAGAAATCTTTTGGATTCAACTGGCGCCTTGTTGAGAACGGTTTTTTGAGTGCGGTGATCGATTACAAGGTCATCTCTTCTTCCACGCTCGTGCCGCTCGAGATGGATCAGAACGGTCGTCAGCGAACGGGCGGACAGATCGCAGATCAGATGTTCTTCAGCAACGGTCAGCTCTTCAATTTCGGACCTGACAACAACTTCGGTCAGACGATCACGTTTTCGTTCCGCCCTAAACTTCCAGACATTTTTGGTCTGAACCGGTTGTTGGAGACCACGGGCTCTTACAACGTTGTGTATGGAGTGTTCGATCCGCTACAACCGGATCCGGCACAACGTGATGTGGTCCGAACAGCACGGTATACATCGAATTTCCGTTTGAGTCCAGTGTTCCGTTGGCGACAGTTCGGAGCAGAGATGTTCGGCCCGTCTAAAAAAGGGGCTGATGACTTCGGTTCCGTCTTGCAAGACATCTTCTTCGGATTCGAGAACTTCACGTTCACGTTCAATCAGACGAACACAGCCCTCAACAATGGTATCCTCGGCGGAACAGGGATCACCAACCTCTGGGCACGATCATTGACCTTCCGCGATAACGATCCAATGTGGGGTCCGAGCACGCCATATCAACTTGGTCTGATCTCCAACCCGCACGGAGATCTGAATCTTGTGGGCAGTTCTGCCTTCCCATTCTTCAAATTCGAGACAACTGCCGGGGTTCGTCCGTCGAACGCAGTGATGGTTGACGACTACACGCAGCGTTCCACATTCCAGTTCCAAACCAACCGACCCTTGTGGCCGGGAGCTACGTTGGATCTGAACATGCGTACGGATGTTGGATACAGTCGCAATCAACGGGTGGTGACCGATGCTGCAGGCATCCCAACGTTCACGAACATCAATAAGCGCCAGACCCTTGAGCGAAGCTTTATCAGCTTCCCGGATATGCCGTTCGGATTGTTCAATGACAACGTAGAGAACGTGATTACGATCTATAACGGACGAAAGGCCGCCATCGAAGCCGATCCTGACACAGTAGGCAGAAATGCTCGATTGTTAGAGGCATTGGCAACCTCGTTCCGGGAAGGATTCGAATCGTTGGACTTCATCTCCGGTGAGATCGGGCGCGTACTGCCGGCGATCAACTGGACACTTCGTTGGGATGGGATCGAGAAGATCGCGCCATTCCGCGGGATCGCTCAGCGGATCTTCCTTGAACATGCCTATCAGTCCACCTACACCGAGAATGCACGTATCAACGACAACGGTCGCGTGATAGAAGTGCAACAGATCAAGTCCGGGTTTACGCCCCTTATCGGCTTGAATCTCTCCTTTGACGAACGCAGATTGAACGGCCTGCTCACCGCCACCGGCCGGTACAGTGTTACAACAACCCACGGTCTAAATGCCTCTGCCAGAAGTGTGATCTCACGTGAGACGTCCCACGAGATCCAGATACAGGCATCGTATCTCAGAAGGGGAGTATCACTGAAGATCCTTGGTCTCGACCTGCAGAACGACATGGAGTTCACCTTCAACACCCAGATCCGTCGCAATCTCAGGGCTCAATACGACGTAACTGATTTCAAGGGGGCAGACGGGTCTCTTGTTGACGGAACAACCCAGATCATCATCGAACCTCGCGCTAGATACACGATCAGCAATCGCGTTACGGCCTCTGCCTTCTTCCGATACGAAGGAAACTTCAGCGAAGGGGCTGCAAATCCGGGGTTCAGCACCACGCAGGTAGGCCTCGATATAAGGCTGTCCATCTCCGGAGGCAGATAG
- a CDS encoding YIP1 family protein, translating into MTQRYALVLTFLFITSLCLPAADFSDYTQLGPQQVAAFMPSETRTIINLSGQWQRMNDGVPVETVSVPGSLESTTPVVLRRTIRIEQATLSKHTWHLQVLGVVDEIELRVNGRFIMRYPGGMVPFGIRIPDRVLVAGTNTIELVISPTSELTALVEGFARSSRSRHMGLLREVFLVGTPHVWTNDIRVRSSINGGNGSMNVKATIVGGTVERLLGSALGGDALTQGKATVSVEAMLRSRDGGQIVSRTGTSTVTIERSRQQIVNFQLSVANPQRWSVASPNLYDLIVRIERDGQLIDIYETPVGFRSIGVMSTDRGRQISINDSIVPIYAVDYVDDYPNRGPSMSWRQMELDVSLMKTLGVNVVKIRNGSPHPYFLSLCDRYGLMVMAELPTSDVPSDMILQEELLARYRNTSERSIAYLDSHPSVIAIGLSDGLEEGSDAVAQYHADLVQLYRKLSTKMLFKVVPAGLYDRTSEGGFDLIIIKFSTTQDRTRFERIVQALPKAFRSAAVITEFGSRLSPSNTNGFSDPLSNEAQALVVRDCFRASISAGLAGVMIWSFVDYSLERPTMLVDHYDSYVCTSGLLDVWRQPRISYAMLKSLINDEKEPLLQARYAAFDTPLVFIAAGIILALIMTFLINRSRRFREYLLRAIARPYNFYADIRDQRILSAVQTSFLGIVIASCVGLVISSLLYYVRVDAEIEYLLHLLIPSNVAYDVVRFVSWRPTLAVPLWSTVVMGLFVLAAFLLRVGSMFIKARIYFRDTLTIVVWSALPLVVLLPIGVALYQALSTDALSLWVPLLVIALTIWSLMRTLRATSVVFDVPSTIVYSIGLGLVVVALVAILISWNASYDAFSFVKFYFSVVSA; encoded by the coding sequence ATGACGCAACGATACGCCCTCGTCCTCACCTTTCTTTTCATCACATCACTCTGCCTACCGGCAGCGGACTTCTCTGATTATACCCAACTTGGTCCGCAACAAGTGGCGGCGTTCATGCCTTCCGAGACACGAACGATCATCAACCTAAGTGGGCAATGGCAGCGCATGAATGACGGTGTCCCCGTGGAGACCGTATCAGTTCCTGGCTCATTGGAGTCCACAACACCGGTCGTGCTTCGACGGACCATTCGGATCGAACAAGCAACCCTCAGCAAACACACGTGGCATCTCCAAGTGCTGGGTGTGGTGGACGAGATCGAGCTGCGCGTCAATGGTCGATTCATCATGAGATATCCGGGTGGTATGGTGCCCTTCGGCATTCGCATCCCCGATCGAGTTCTTGTTGCAGGCACAAATACAATTGAGTTGGTCATTTCACCGACCAGTGAACTCACAGCGTTGGTCGAAGGGTTTGCACGTTCTTCAAGATCTCGTCACATGGGGCTCCTGCGTGAGGTCTTCCTTGTTGGAACACCTCATGTTTGGACCAACGACATTCGGGTTAGAAGTTCGATCAACGGTGGCAACGGGTCAATGAACGTTAAGGCTACGATCGTCGGTGGGACTGTTGAGCGTCTTCTTGGTTCTGCCTTGGGAGGCGACGCTTTGACGCAAGGCAAGGCAACGGTCTCTGTTGAGGCCATGCTACGGTCTCGAGATGGTGGACAGATCGTATCGCGAACAGGAACATCTACCGTCACGATCGAACGGTCTCGCCAGCAGATCGTCAACTTCCAGCTTTCCGTAGCGAACCCACAGCGCTGGAGCGTTGCCTCTCCGAATCTGTATGACCTTATCGTACGGATCGAGCGCGACGGTCAACTCATCGATATCTACGAGACGCCTGTTGGCTTTCGTTCCATTGGTGTTATGAGTACGGACCGCGGACGTCAGATATCGATCAACGACTCAATCGTACCGATCTATGCCGTGGATTATGTTGATGACTACCCAAATCGCGGACCGTCGATGTCCTGGCGTCAGATGGAGCTTGATGTATCCCTGATGAAGACGCTTGGTGTAAATGTCGTAAAGATCCGCAACGGCAGTCCACACCCTTATTTCCTCAGCCTCTGCGATCGCTACGGCCTGATGGTGATGGCAGAGCTCCCAACGTCCGACGTTCCCTCGGACATGATCCTGCAGGAAGAGCTGCTGGCTCGGTATCGCAACACCTCTGAACGGTCTATCGCCTATCTGGATTCTCATCCCTCAGTGATCGCCATCGGTTTGAGCGATGGATTGGAAGAAGGCTCCGACGCCGTTGCTCAATATCACGCAGACCTCGTTCAGTTGTATCGTAAACTCTCTACGAAGATGCTTTTCAAAGTCGTTCCTGCCGGACTTTACGACCGTACGAGCGAAGGTGGTTTTGACCTTATCATTATCAAGTTCAGCACAACGCAGGATCGTACTCGTTTTGAACGCATCGTTCAGGCGCTTCCGAAAGCATTCCGTTCTGCTGCTGTCATCACGGAATTCGGTTCTCGGTTGTCGCCAAGCAATACGAATGGGTTCAGCGATCCTCTCTCCAATGAAGCGCAGGCCTTGGTTGTGCGCGACTGTTTCCGCGCCTCGATATCTGCCGGTCTCGCGGGCGTTATGATCTGGTCGTTCGTGGACTATTCTCTTGAACGTCCAACGATGTTGGTCGATCATTACGATTCGTATGTCTGCACGTCCGGCCTTCTCGACGTTTGGCGTCAACCTCGCATCTCGTATGCCATGTTGAAGTCTCTCATCAATGATGAGAAGGAGCCCCTTCTTCAAGCTCGGTATGCGGCGTTTGACACCCCGCTCGTCTTCATCGCTGCGGGCATCATCCTTGCGTTGATCATGACGTTCCTGATCAATCGTTCACGTCGGTTCCGTGAATACCTGTTGCGTGCCATTGCACGGCCGTACAACTTCTATGCTGACATCAGAGACCAACGGATCCTCTCCGCAGTGCAAACGTCCTTCCTCGGCATCGTCATTGCCAGCTGTGTTGGATTGGTAATTTCGTCGTTGCTGTACTACGTTCGTGTTGATGCCGAGATCGAGTATCTCTTGCATCTTCTTATCCCTTCGAATGTAGCCTATGATGTGGTTCGGTTTGTGTCATGGAGGCCGACCCTCGCAGTTCCATTGTGGTCCACAGTTGTTATGGGGCTTTTTGTTCTCGCAGCCTTCCTACTCCGTGTTGGATCGATGTTCATCAAGGCACGCATCTATTTCCGCGATACCCTTACGATCGTTGTGTGGTCGGCCTTGCCATTGGTGGTGCTTCTTCCCATCGGCGTTGCCCTTTACCAGGCACTCAGCACGGATGCTCTGTCTCTCTGGGTTCCATTGCTTGTGATCGCACTAACGATCTGGTCATTAATGCGCACCCTGCGTGCTACTTCTGTCGTGTTCGATGTACCATCCACCATCGTGTATTCGATCGGACTTGGACTTGTAGTAGTAGCTCTTGTAGCGATCCTGATCTCTTGGAATGCGTCGTATGACGCCTTCTCCTTCGTCAAGTTCTACTTCTCCGTTGTTTCGGCGTAA